Proteins encoded together in one Telopea speciosissima isolate NSW1024214 ecotype Mountain lineage chromosome 6, Tspe_v1, whole genome shotgun sequence window:
- the LOC122664498 gene encoding uncharacterized protein LOC122664498, translating into MERIFEVLRCTDEDKIRCAAFQFRGEADSWWQSTKDNFRQLYPKPTWGQFTETFLGNYFPQSFCDQKEIEFMSLTQGPKLVLEYQQIFEELFYFAPKHMKPDAVKARKFEQGLRPNIITSVVLHNLSSYAEVV; encoded by the coding sequence ATGGAGAGAATCTTTGAGGTCCTTCGATGTACAGATGAGGATAAGATTAGGTGTGCTGCTTTCCAATTTAGAGGCGAGGCTGATTCTTGGTGGCAGTCCACTAAGGATAACTTCAGGCAACTGTATCCCAAGCCTACATGGGGTCAGTTCACGGAGACCTTCTTGGGAAACTATTTTCCTCAGAGCTTTTGTGATCAGAAGGAGATTGAGTTCATGAGCCTGACCCAGGGACCCAAGTTagtccttgagtaccagcagATTTTTGAAGAGCTCTTCTACTTTGCTCCTAAGCATATGAAGCCTGATGCCGTCAAAGCCAGGAAATTTGAGCAGGGGTTGAGACCCAATATTATCACATCTGTGGTGTTGCACAATCTCTCCTCTTATGCAGAAGTGGTCTAG